One genomic region from Cetobacterium sp. 8H encodes:
- a CDS encoding ankyrin repeat domain-containing protein, translated as MKRLLISIIVLLTLLGCSNGDKRVYTEDEIIAAVVVDNVYILNRAIKNGFNIDQQLKNGDTLLSLALKEDSLQVISSLLANGADINKDLPSKKVIGTNITLPSRPPIFYVNSIEALNLFINEKANLNQVGGDGELLLNFYIKTRPADLAISLIKNGASLNILDMSEWYPIFWAVNIENEKIIKEMLSRDRKQYLLKDKKLNYPIYYANSREVMKILLEGEYNPKETNIYGENILGEVYLKAKKLGYSDILRTLVDKGVNPNYISYK; from the coding sequence ATGAAGAGATTGTTAATTAGTATTATTGTGTTGTTAACTTTACTAGGATGTAGTAACGGAGATAAGAGAGTATACACAGAGGATGAAATTATAGCAGCTGTTGTAGTGGATAATGTATATATTTTAAATAGGGCAATAAAAAATGGTTTTAACATAGATCAACAATTAAAAAATGGAGATACTCTTTTAAGTTTAGCCTTAAAAGAGGATTCTCTTCAAGTAATATCTAGTTTATTAGCCAATGGTGCAGATATAAACAAAGATTTACCATCTAAAAAAGTTATAGGAACAAATATCACCCTTCCATCTAGGCCACCAATATTCTATGTAAATAGTATAGAGGCTTTAAATTTATTTATAAATGAAAAAGCTAATTTAAATCAAGTTGGCGGAGATGGAGAACTTCTTTTAAATTTCTATATAAAAACAAGACCAGCAGATTTAGCAATATCATTGATAAAAAATGGAGCTAGTCTGAATATATTAGATATGAGTGAATGGTATCCAATATTTTGGGCAGTAAATATAGAGAATGAAAAAATTATAAAAGAGATGTTAAGTAGAGATCGAAAACAATATCTTTTAAAAGATAAAAAATTAAATTATCCAATATATTATGCTAATTCAAGAGAAGTTATGAAAATTCTTTTAGAAGGTGAGTATAATCCAAAAGAAACAAATATATATGGAGAAAATATTTTGGGTGAAGTTTATTTAAAAGCAAAAAAATTAGGATACAGCGATATCTTGAGAACACTTGTAGATAAAGGGGTAAATCCTAATTATATTTCCTATAAGTAG
- the typA gene encoding translational GTPase TypA: MKIKNIAIIAHVDHGKTTLVDCLLRQSGVFGAHELEKVSERVMDSNDIEKERGITIFSKNASVRYKDYKINIVDTPGHADFGGEVQRIMKMVDCVVLLVDAFEGPMPQTKYVLKKALEQGHRPIVVVNKVDRPNARPEEVLYMVYDLFIELNANDLQLEFPVVYASGKAGFAKKELEDKSENMLPLFETILEHVEDPEGDDDQPTQFLITNIEYDNYVGKLAVGRLYNGTLKRNQEVILIKRDGKQVRGKVSVLYGYEGLKRVEIQEAFAGDILSVAGLDNIDIGETIADNITPIALPVIDIDEPTLAMTFMVNDSPFAGKEGKFVTSRNIWDRLQKELQTNVSMRVEATENADAFVVKGRGELQLSILLENMRREGYEIQVSKPRVLLKEIDGEKYEPIELAMVDVDEAFVGVVIEKMGIRKGEMISMTPGTDGYTRLEFKVPARGLIGFRNEFLTDTKGTGILNHSFYDFELYKGPIPTRPKGVLISLEQGSTVGYALGGLQDRGILFMDPGVAVYEGMLVGEHNRDNDLVVNVCKAKKLTNMRASGSDDAIKLATPKRFTLEQALDYIADDELVEITPINIRLRKKFLKDSDRRKNSK, translated from the coding sequence ATGAAAATTAAAAACATTGCAATTATTGCCCACGTTGACCATGGAAAAACAACATTGGTTGACTGTCTGTTAAGACAATCAGGAGTTTTTGGAGCTCACGAACTTGAGAAAGTTTCTGAAAGAGTTATGGACTCTAATGATATCGAAAAAGAGAGAGGAATCACAATATTCTCTAAGAACGCATCTGTAAGATATAAGGATTACAAAATAAACATTGTAGATACTCCTGGACACGCGGACTTCGGAGGAGAAGTTCAAAGAATCATGAAAATGGTTGACTGTGTTGTTTTATTAGTAGATGCATTTGAGGGACCAATGCCTCAAACTAAATATGTATTAAAGAAAGCTTTAGAGCAAGGACATAGACCAATAGTTGTTGTAAATAAAGTTGATAGACCAAATGCAAGACCAGAAGAAGTTCTATACATGGTATATGATCTATTCATCGAGTTAAATGCAAACGATTTACAACTTGAGTTCCCAGTAGTATATGCTTCTGGAAAAGCAGGATTTGCTAAGAAAGAGTTAGAAGATAAGAGTGAAAATATGTTACCTTTATTCGAAACAATTTTAGAGCATGTTGAAGATCCTGAAGGAGACGACGATCAACCAACTCAATTCTTAATAACAAACATTGAGTATGACAACTATGTTGGAAAACTAGCTGTTGGAAGATTATATAATGGAACTTTAAAAAGAAACCAAGAAGTAATCTTAATAAAAAGAGATGGAAAACAAGTAAGAGGAAAAGTTTCTGTTCTTTATGGTTATGAAGGATTAAAAAGAGTAGAAATACAGGAAGCTTTTGCAGGAGACATATTATCTGTAGCAGGATTAGATAACATAGATATCGGAGAAACAATCGCTGATAACATAACTCCAATTGCACTTCCAGTTATCGATATAGATGAGCCAACACTTGCTATGACATTTATGGTAAATGACTCACCTTTCGCAGGAAAAGAAGGAAAGTTTGTAACATCTAGAAACATTTGGGATAGATTACAAAAAGAGCTTCAAACAAACGTAAGTATGAGAGTAGAAGCTACAGAAAACGCAGACGCATTCGTAGTTAAAGGAAGAGGAGAACTTCAACTTTCAATATTATTAGAAAATATGAGAAGAGAAGGTTATGAGATTCAAGTTTCAAAACCAAGAGTTCTATTAAAAGAAATAGATGGAGAAAAATACGAGCCAATCGAATTAGCTATGGTTGACGTTGATGAGGCATTCGTAGGAGTAGTTATCGAGAAGATGGGAATCAGAAAAGGAGAAATGATATCAATGACTCCAGGTACTGATGGATATACTAGACTTGAGTTTAAAGTTCCTGCAAGAGGACTTATCGGATTTAGAAATGAATTCTTAACTGATACAAAAGGAACAGGTATTTTAAACCACTCATTCTATGATTTCGAGTTATATAAAGGACCAATTCCTACAAGACCAAAAGGAGTTTTAATCTCTTTAGAGCAAGGATCAACTGTAGGATACGCACTTGGTGGATTACAAGATAGAGGAATTTTATTTATGGATCCAGGAGTAGCAGTTTATGAAGGGATGCTTGTTGGAGAGCATAACAGAGACAACGATTTAGTTGTAAACGTATGTAAAGCTAAAAAATTAACAAACATGAGAGCTTCAGGAAGTGATGATGCTATAAAACTTGCAACTCCAAAGAGATTCACATTAGAGCAAGCTTTAGATTATATAGCTGATGATGAGTTAGTAGAAATTACTCCTATAAACATCAGATTAAGAAAAAAATTCTTAAAAGATAGTGATAGAAGAAAGAACTCAAAATAA
- the truB gene encoding tRNA pseudouridine(55) synthase TruB, with translation MEGIIVIDKPKGITSFDVIRVLRRTLKERRIGHTGTLDPLATGILVICVGKATKLAQDIEGFEKEYVADLELGFRTDTYDIEGKVLEKIEEFKVSQEEFEKALETFKGDIKQVPPMYSAIKVDGKKLYELAREGVEIERKARDVRISALKTLEFDGKTAKIDCQVSKGTYIRSLIFDLGEKLGTFATMTGLRRTRVGEESLDRSFTLEQIEDLTQNGDMSFLISVENYFQFTKTEIEDEQDLKLFVNGQRCKKRLDDGRYRVYSKGKFIGLGEVTKGLLKGYKYY, from the coding sequence TTGGAAGGAATAATTGTTATAGATAAACCAAAAGGCATCACTTCCTTTGATGTAATAAGGGTTTTAAGAAGAACTTTAAAAGAGAGAAGAATAGGACATACGGGAACTTTAGATCCGCTAGCTACAGGAATATTAGTAATATGTGTAGGAAAAGCAACTAAATTAGCACAGGATATAGAGGGCTTTGAAAAAGAGTATGTTGCAGACTTGGAGTTAGGTTTTAGAACTGATACCTACGATATTGAAGGTAAGGTTTTAGAAAAGATAGAAGAGTTTAAAGTATCTCAAGAAGAGTTTGAAAAAGCTTTGGAAACATTTAAGGGTGATATAAAACAGGTTCCACCAATGTATTCTGCTATAAAAGTTGATGGAAAAAAACTTTATGAACTTGCTAGAGAGGGAGTAGAGATAGAGAGAAAAGCTAGAGATGTCAGAATATCGGCTTTAAAAACTTTAGAATTTGATGGTAAAACAGCAAAAATAGATTGCCAAGTTTCTAAAGGGACATACATAAGAAGTTTAATTTTTGATTTAGGTGAAAAGCTAGGAACTTTTGCAACTATGACAGGACTTAGAAGAACTAGAGTAGGAGAAGAAAGTTTAGATAGATCATTCACATTAGAGCAAATTGAAGATTTAACTCAAAATGGAGATATGAGTTTTTTAATATCTGTTGAAAATTATTTTCAATTTACAAAAACAGAGATTGAAGATGAGCAGGATTTAAAATTGTTTGTAAACGGTCAAAGATGTAAAAAGAGATTAGATGACGGAAGGTATAGAGTTTATTCTAAAGGAAAGTTTATAGGCTTAGGCGAGGTTACAAAAGGATTATTAAAAGGATATAAGTATTATTAA
- a CDS encoding putative glycoside hydrolase has protein sequence MRIKDKRKFFRFIILLTIFIFTISCGVKKLVFNREEPKPEMVVDEIKVDLLSQNKLSVDEVKKKPQDVSLEVTEEIQAPEPAKPIESIQITEEVKDTKQYKFIKNQTLFVYKDSTQKDKIDTLKKGTKIEVLESLDLEKDGKVKSVLKISYRKDLKNKVGWISKVDLADKLNETLAQNWKNIDFDTNYPVNNFQNNPRVEVKGVYLNIYTIGSEKKLERLIKLAKETEINAFVIDIKDDNGVLSFQMEAPKKFGIPLKKNYPIKDINSFMKKMKDNNIYTIARIVSFKDPTYAKANPDKVIISRDTGKPFTNSDGIIWVSAHDRNLWDYNLTVAEEAAKVGFNEIQFDYVRFPASNGGKLDSKLNYRNTKNESKPETIQKYLKYAKERLTPLNVYISADVYGQVGTFNDDMGLGQHWETVSQVVDYICPMMYPSHYGNGAYGVPVPDAQPYKIIYHSVKDSINRNENISNPSVIRPWIQAFTATWVKGHINYNEKEIREQIKAMNDLGVKEYLLWSPSNNYKITAK, from the coding sequence GTGAGAATTAAAGACAAAAGAAAATTTTTTAGATTTATTATTTTATTAACAATTTTTATTTTTACAATTTCTTGTGGGGTAAAAAAATTAGTTTTTAATAGAGAGGAACCAAAACCAGAAATGGTTGTGGATGAAATAAAAGTAGATTTATTATCTCAAAATAAATTAAGTGTTGATGAAGTAAAAAAAAAACCTCAAGATGTTAGTTTAGAAGTAACAGAAGAGATACAAGCACCAGAACCAGCAAAACCTATAGAATCAATTCAAATAACAGAAGAAGTTAAGGATACAAAACAATATAAATTCATAAAAAATCAAACGCTTTTTGTATATAAAGATAGTACTCAAAAAGATAAGATTGATACTTTAAAAAAAGGAACGAAAATAGAGGTTTTAGAAAGTTTAGATTTAGAAAAAGATGGAAAAGTGAAATCAGTTTTAAAAATAAGTTATAGAAAAGATTTGAAAAATAAAGTGGGTTGGATAAGTAAAGTAGATTTAGCGGATAAGCTAAATGAAACATTAGCACAAAATTGGAAAAACATAGATTTTGATACAAATTATCCTGTAAATAATTTTCAAAATAACCCAAGAGTAGAAGTTAAAGGAGTATATTTAAATATCTATACAATAGGAAGCGAAAAGAAGTTAGAAAGACTTATAAAACTAGCTAAAGAAACAGAGATAAATGCTTTTGTTATAGATATAAAAGATGACAATGGAGTTCTTTCTTTTCAAATGGAAGCTCCTAAAAAATTTGGAATACCTTTAAAGAAGAATTACCCAATAAAAGATATTAACTCTTTTATGAAAAAAATGAAGGATAATAATATATATACAATAGCTAGAATAGTTTCTTTTAAAGATCCTACTTATGCAAAAGCAAATCCAGATAAGGTTATAATATCAAGAGATACTGGAAAACCTTTTACAAATAGCGATGGAATAATTTGGGTATCAGCACACGATCGAAATCTTTGGGATTATAATTTAACAGTAGCAGAAGAAGCTGCAAAAGTAGGATTCAATGAAATCCAATTTGATTATGTAAGATTTCCGGCATCCAATGGAGGAAAACTGGATTCAAAATTAAATTATAGAAATACAAAAAATGAATCTAAACCTGAAACAATTCAAAAGTATTTAAAATATGCAAAAGAGAGATTAACTCCGTTAAATGTTTATATCAGTGCTGATGTCTATGGGCAAGTAGGAACGTTTAATGATGATATGGGACTAGGTCAGCACTGGGAAACTGTAAGCCAAGTTGTAGACTATATTTGTCCGATGATGTATCCGAGTCATTATGGAAATGGAGCATATGGAGTACCTGTTCCTGATGCACAACCTTATAAAATAATATATCATTCTGTAAAAGATTCGATTAATAGAAATGAGAATATATCTAATCCATCGGTGATAAGACCTTGGATTCAAGCATTCACAGCTACTTGGGTAAAAGGGCATATAAATTATAATGAAAAAGAGATAAGAGAACAGATAAAAGCTATGAATGATTTGGGAGTAAAAGAATATTTACTTTGGAGTCCAAGCAATAACTATAAGATTACGGCTAAATAA